The following coding sequences are from one Schizosaccharomyces osmophilus chromosome 1, complete sequence window:
- the lsd2 gene encoding histone demethylase SWIRM2, translating to MNGNENNQSNRYDFQQMTDGEHVAPSSFDSSNNANSSQSQLASSEQALLAILGGGLQQMNTNNPNPNGYQRNVYRSDGSLNVPSGNMLNTSWPGYNPNFVQGRYDPPFQPYLMNQHPTQPFPQPMMGSTPSTPSQQSNLSSIGLPPQLSSALPSQKQNHFAQLLEQNPAASAQFPNTFAQRSAAPDDAASIPLHPNQSFANTPNSFPNLPYSLDPSHVSTQQLLSTYRDQVAPSVRPYPYRTADTFLPSQLLSTADLSKHVDMDSAAMPSAPVNNNISPAASSFPVIPSAPSTSPMASATFFEPTEFATPHDQTSTLEHPRSLLEWSSQMSSHTTPMAGASVPVSSLKSFYRMAYEAAKLCNLNPAALEPFEKQMLSDRLQDSLVLFHYLQVRNSICWLWRRNPTLPISKVEAQGVCADRCLFPLAILAYEFLVRYGYINYGCLSFESIVTPNIQNTSPSPQEKQKTIVVVGAGLTGLACARHLTSLFTQFTSSFSSKAESIPKIILLESKQRTGGRIYSRVTPPANASFTDQDAMHDLPNISEAMDFGFQFLTSGSDNVLFTLIEQQLGLQTFPLDGVDLLHNEQDNKMFDITNSKRLGALWTRLLHLASLLTNESSDMTSSNQFFQNFQSFLDEICPNHEPGPFTTEYMPHLSFKEILIFLIQKISSYLKLALDEKQFLTWSLISDHADDILHASKSNSDWNFDLGSSTPRVVKNGLSQLSWALQSYPYPLNIQYGKSVCEIKNEISKCYVHCTDSSVYEADHVVMACSPYRLTSEINIQPPLPSQILDNLKSTQYASGRKLILRYSKAFWKKDIRSFGVLPLYDNIEGDLSFSATGNSMPVSRVWNMFPITEQPILIADVMETAVGPGNEGASLIQILNSWLMDHFADQANDSAELLDCWEINWSNGNPMDGLFVQKSNLSDSGVIQKSGSFSLGCLHFAGDYLQSALSGSSMSKSYLAGISVCTEIINDLAQLGLTLPVMGETARNELEEYMQRTTTKHYDTDVEVQRHLSYRARYRLKRQERLDEHKEESELLVTELLGYIPEPPIKPSANPFLLYQKMQWHVCRALADDEKKKLTGDSEAKATINEIRAKLGKSWRQLDDLGKKPWVEEIAARREAYAGKNMRYQQLAKEYELRAEQIRNDHTAKARDEPIPEDETRLYILAQREEAEQKNIVDEDDGSHSAEGSDEEYRDDGGSSDSGGNALN from the exons ATGAACGGCAATGAGAACAATCAGAGTAACCGATATGACTTTCAGCAGATGACAGATGGTGAACATGTTGCGCCCTCCAGTTTTGACTCGTCAAACAATGCCAATTCTTCACAGTCGCAGCTTGCAAGCAGTGAACAGGCTTTACTTGCTATTTTAGGAGGTGGCTTACAACAGATGAATACAAATAATCCAAATCCAAATGGGTATCAACGAAATGTTTATCGTTCCGATGGCAGTTTAAATGTTCCTTCGGGGAACATGCTGAATACTTCATGGCCTGGCTATAATCCAAACTTCGTGCAAGGAAGATATGATCCGCCGTTTCAACCTTATTTGATGAACCAACATCCGACACAACCTTTTCCTCAACCGATGATGGGTTCCACTCCATCTACGCCCTCTCAGCAGTCGAatctttcttctatagGATTACCTCCTCAATTGTCTTCAGCTCTTCCAtctcaaaagcaaaaccaTTTTGCTCAGTTGCTGGAACAAAATCCTGCCGCCTCTGCCCAATTTCCCAATACATTTGCCCAACGCTCAGCAGCTCCAGATGATGCTGCGTCAATCCCTTTGCATCCAAATCAATCATTTGCTAATACCCCAAATTCATTTCCGAATCTTCCATACTCTTTAGACCCTTCACATGTTTCTACTCAGCAACTTTTATCCACTTATAGAGATCAAGTGGCACCTTCTGTGCGCCCTTACCCGTACCGAACTGCTGATACGTTTCTTCCTTCACAGCTCCTTTCTACAGCCGATTTATCCAAACATGTTGACATGGATTCTGCTGCCATGCCGTCTGCACCTGTGAACAACAATATCTCACCGGCTGCTTCCTCTTTTCCAGTCATCCCATCCGCTCCTAGTACCTCACCAATGGCTTCTGCTACTTTTTTTGAGCCTACCGAGTTTGCGACACCCCACGATCAAACGTCTACCCTAGAGCACCCTAGGTCCCTGCTAGAGTGGTCTAGTCAAATGTCATCTCATACGACCCCCATGGCTGGTGCCAGCGTCCCCGTCAGTTCTttgaaatctttttatAGAATGGCTTACGAAGCTGCAAAACTATGCAACTTGAATCCAGCTGCTTTGGAACCTTtcgaaaaacaaatgttaTCTGATAGGCTACAGGATTCATtagttttgtttcattaCTTACAAGTTCGGAATTCAATCTGTTGGTTATGGCGTAGAAATCCTACTCTTCCTATTTCCAAGGTTGAGGCTCAAGGCGTTTGTGCCGATAGATGTTTGTTTCCTTTGGCTATTTTGGCTTATGAGTTTCTTGTAAGATATGGATACATTAATTACGGATGTTTGTCTTTTGAGTCGATCGTTACCCCCAATATTCAAAACACATCTCCTTCGCCGCaggagaaacaaaaaaccaTTGTTGTTGTAGGTGCGGGCCTTACAGGTCTTGCTTGTGCTAGGCACCTGACGTCTCTCTTTACTCAGTTtacttcttcattttcttctaaagcGGAATCCATTCCCAAGATTATTTTATTAGAAAGTAAGCAAAGAACTGGTGGCCGAATTTATAGCCGCGTCACTCCTCCTGCTAATGCATCCTTCACCGACCAGGATGCTATGCACGATTTGCCCAACATTTCAGAAGCGATGGATTTTGGTTTCCAGTTTTTAACTTCTGGATCGGACAACGTTTTATTTACCCTTATAGAACAACAGCTTGGTCTACAAACATTTCCCTTGGACGGGGTCGATCTTTTACACAATGAGCAAGACAATAAAATGTTTGATATTACTAATTCAAAGCGGCTGGGGGCTTTATGGACGAGGCTTTTGCACCTTGCTTCTTTACTGACGAATGAATCTTCCGACATGACTTCCAGtaatcaattttttcaaaattttcagTCATTTCTTGATGAGATTTGTCCAAACCATGAGCCTGGTCCATTTACTACTGAATATATGCCACACTTGTCTTTTAAGGAAATCCTCATATTTTTGATCCAGAAAATTTCCTCTTATTTGAAGTTGGCATTagatgaaaaacaattcttGACGTGGTCTTTGATTTCAGATCACGCGGATGACATTTTGCACGCTTCGAAAAGTAATTCTGATTGGAACTTTGATTTAGGAAGTTCGACACCCAGAGTGGTGAAAAACGGACTTTCCCAATTAAGCTGGGCCCTACAGTCCTACCCGTATCCATTAAATATACAATATGGAAAAAGTGTCtgtgaaataaaaaatgaaatctCCAAATGCTATGTGCATTGTACGGACTCTAGCGTTTACGAGGCTGATCATGTGGTGATGGCTTGTTCACCGTATCGTCTTACCTCCGAAATCAATATACAGCCGCCTCTTCCGTCTCAAATACTTGATAACCTGAAGAGTACTCAATATGCTTCCGGAAGAAAG TTAATCCTGAGGTATTCGaaagctttttggaaaaaagatataCGGTCATTTGGTGTACTACCTTTGTATGATAATATTGAAGGCGATCTAAGTTTTTCTGCTACTGGAAATTCCATGCCGGTATCTAGGGTATGGAATATGTTTCCAATAACAGAACAACCTATTCTAATAGCTGATGTAATGGAAACTGCCGTTGGTCCTGGAAATGAAGGCGCGTCGCTAATTCAAATATTGAACTCCTGGTTAATGGACCATTTTGCTGACCAAGCGAACGATTCTGCTGAGCTTCTGGATTGTTGGGAAATAAATTGGTCCAATGGCAATCCTATGGACGGACTgtttgttcaaaaaagcaatcttTCTGACTCTGGTgttattcaaaaaagtgGTTCTTTTAGTTTGGGATGCCTTCACTTTGCAGGAGATTATTTGCAATCTGCACTTTCCGGTTCATCAATGTCAAAGTCGTATTTGGCAGGCATTTCTGTATGTACAGAAATAATTAATGATTTGGCACAACTCGGACTTACACTACCTGTGATGGGAGAAACAGCTCGTAATGAGCTTGAAGAGTATATGCAACGAACAACTACGAAACATTATGACACAGATGTTGAAGTTCAGCGACATCTTTCCTATCGCGCTAGATATCGTCTCAAACGGCAGGAGCGACTGGATGAacataaagaagaaagtgaGCTGTTGGTTACCGAGCTATTAGGCTATATACCTGAGCCTCCAATTAAACCAAGTGCAAATCCGTTTTTGTTGTATCAAAAAATGCAGTGGCATGTATGCCGAGCACTTGctgatgatgaaaagaaaaaacttacTGGTGATAGCGAAGCTAAAGCTACTATAAACGAAATTCGTGCAAAACTAGGAAAATCATGGCGGCAGTTGGATGATTTAGGTAAAAAACCATGGGTTGAGGAGATTGCAGCTCGCCGAGAAGCTTATGCTGGAAAAAATATGCGTTATCAACAATTAGCCAAAGAGTATGAGCTACGCGCCGAACAAATTCGAAATGATCATACAGCAAAAGCTCGTGATGAGCCTATACCGGAAGACGAAACTCGACTCTACATATTGGCTCAAAGAGAAGAAGCcgaacaaaaaaatatagttgatgaagatgatggCTCTCATAGTGCTGAGGGCAGCGACGAAGAATACCGTGATGACGGCGGTTCTTCAGATTCTGGCGGCAATGCTCTTAATTAA
- the ste7 gene encoding meiosis-specific arrestin family membrane adaptor Ste7 — protein MFIEIVLDHPSFTFQEPVTGKVCFETNTASSPRSFQITLRVKGYAVYHHGFLSSPSSHKHPTIANSPSDSDETTEIFSHSFPVSIPAGPSAKSHAVDFQFRFPAKSLGSLPCSKSNDSMVNIRYMLKASIQKRYAFLSSSQSCKAEVIMAPIHSVPSTLPNLDSASLSFRPTPLTPASPSSPSSLPTLANSASSTFRRPSLNPQLPFAHLTPNHASQYSTSSTSSSSSTSAPPSAAPQPPFLSIAPTAPLSSLFSERYPTSPNSPPVHFPPSYYHPQNSSSLASNPPISPSFDFAATHSAYSSPRPHPFPSGTPPPPHVAPSLPYPYEAPPSAAPTTSSFYSYSTTPPILSKTGLRSYTSPSASYSQRQVPFASPPPSFAPNSASSFHKDFPPVSPSDPVPIAGQPNAFATLAPGEKLSIHLEEDDLGADIAESSLLPENNDPMLDQTDDVFPPRKNSTIFQMDDHFVQEHTSSSPASVGTQRTSSLHSLSPEVCLASDCTVSPSSTLSEKAAIDFHPAKDSRELNMDYAKEFDVLINQVLQSL, from the coding sequence ATGTTTATAGAAATCGTTCTGGATCATCCTTCCTTTACCTTTCAAGAACCCGTTACCGGTAAAGTGTGTTTTGAAACAAACACGGCTTCTTCTCCCCGTTCCTTTCAAATCACCCTTCGTGTCAAAGGATATGCCGTCTACCACCATgggtttctttcttctccttcttccCACAAACACCCTACCATCGCTAACTCTCCATCCGATAGCGACGAAACTACGGAAATCTTTTCCCATTCTTTTCCCGTTTCCATTCCCGCAGGCCCTTCTGCCAAGTCCCATGCCGTCGACTTTCAATTCCGCTTTCCCGCAAAGTCCCTCGGCTCTCTTCCTTGCTCCAAATCCAACGACTCCATGGTCAATATTCGTTACATGCTGAAAGCAAGCATCCAAAAACGATATGCTTTTCTTAGCTCTTCTCAAAGTTGCAAGGCCGAAGTCATTATGGCTCCCATCCATTCCGTCCCCTCAACTCTACCAAATTTGGATAGCGCCTCCCTTTCCTTCCGTCCTACTCCTTTGACTCCTGCTTCCCCTTCTTCACCTTCTTCTCTTCCCACCCTAGCCAACAGCGCCTCTTCCACCTTTCGCCGTCCTTCTTTAAACCCTCAACTTCCTTTTGCCCATCTCACCCCCAATCATGCCTCCCAGTATTCCACCTCTTccacttcttcttcctcttccacCTCTGCTCCTCCTTCCGCCGCCCCCCAACctcctttcctttccattGCTCCCACCGCTCCCTTGTCCTCTCTCTTCTCCGAAAGATACCCTACGTCTCCCAACAGTCCTCCTGTCCATTTCCCTCCCTCCTACTACCACCCTCAAAACTCTTCTTCCCTTGCTTCCAACCCTCCTATTTCTCCCAGTTTCGACTTTGCTGCCACCCACTCTGCCTACTCCTCCCCTCGTCCTCATCCTTTTCCCTCTGGCACCCCGCCGCCTCCCCATGTCGCCCCTTCTCTCCCATACCCTTATGAGGCTCCTCCCTCTGCGGCTCCCACCACTTCTTCTTTCTACTCTTACTCCACTACCCCTCCTATCCTCAGCAAGACCGGCCTTCGCTCTTACACCTCTCCCTCCGCAAGCTATTCACAAAGACAAGTTCCATTTGCCAGTCCTCCCCCATCCTTTGCTCCCAACTCCGCCTCTTCTTTCCATAAAGACTTTCCTCCCGTTTCTCCCTCCGATCCCGTTCCCATCGCCGGTCAACCCAACGCGTTTGCCACCCTTGCCCCCGGTGAAAAGCTAAGCATCCACTTGGAAGAAGACGACTTGGGTGCTGATATCGCCGAAAGCTCTCTTTTACCAGAAAATAATGATCCCATGCTCGATCAAACCGACGACGTCTTTCCTCCTCGAAAGAACTCTACCATTTTTCAGATGGATGATCATTTTGTCCAGGAACACACCTCTTCTTCTCCCGCTTCTGTCGGCACTCAAAGAACCTCTTctcttcattctttatCCCCAGAAGTCTGTCTTGCCTCCGATTGCACTGTCAGCCCTTCTTCCACTCTATCCGAAAAGGCAGCAATCGACTTTCATCCGGCTAAGGATTCACGCGAACTCAACATGGATTATGCCAAAGAGTTTGACGTTTTAATCAACCAAGTTTTGCAATCGCTCTAG
- a CDS encoding calcium ion transmembrane transporter — protein sequence MSSDSSGSSSSSTSAFVSSLIFNLVILTIMLLIFVCLRPREKRVYQPRCEVKTQPVEQIPEPAGSGPFSWLLACLKLSETSLIRYAGVDAYFFLRYLFTFTFLCFLGCIMLLPILLPINATNGNGKSGFDIISFSNVKNHNRFYAHVFLSWIFFGAVIFVIYRELRFYVVFRHAIQASPLYDQSKSSQCMVISELPKFAVENIDTVREHFPNASRIEYVHNIKKLQKRVEKRSGLGDKYEGTLNGLINKSVAKRNKLIKKQKELPTELELTSYVKKRPTHRLTFLIGKKVDTIDYCRDEIAKLNKEIDELQTRAEDQKKVGSVILEFPTQSELQMAYQAFLYSPKFRRWRLGRVLLNVNPDEIIWNNLTLSTPERYARRFAANSVLTVMIIFWAIPVAVVGCISNINFLTSKVHFLRFIDNMPPKLMGIITGILPTVAYAVLMSLVPPFIKFMGKMGGGLTIHEIERYCQTWFYGFQTVQGFLVLTLTSAASSAVISVVEKPQSAMNLLASNLPRASNYYISQFLLQGLSFPGGALAQIVALALSKIIGRIFDSTPRQKWSRWIGLSQPSWGVLYPTYSLLVVIMLCYAIIAPIIMGFALVGLTLIYVAYLYNFVYVFGHNADAKGRNYPMALYQTFVGLYLAEICLVGLYVLSKNWGCTVLQALFLGGTVACHVYFKYKFLPLMDIVPLSAIESANERPEIRYPKDLGISEAKATGRMYPSNVEDGEPTDPLDERSGNENGSEAWQVSSNMGDLEKKDEKAIESMSEGTYPTQTKESTMKTPEGNNESGSMQERSNFAVSYLSSAFRKDTIMPTFDRILQILPTFYGIGPGNQGSVKYEDPALKSTPPSIWIGEDPIGLSKLAIEDAEGKVDVFDYHTEFDEEGKVHYTGPPPKYEDAISG from the coding sequence ATGTCAAGTGATAGCTCTGGTTCATCGTCGTCGTCGACGTCGGCGTTCGTCTCAAGTTTAATCTTTAACTTGGTTATTCTCACCATTATGTTGCTCATCTTTGTTTGCTTGCGTCCTCGCGAAAAACGAGTTTATCAACCTCGTTGCGAAGTGAAAACTCAACCAGTAGAACAAATCCCAGAACCCGCGGGTAGCGGTCCTTTTTCCTGGCTTCTGGCTTGCTTGAAATTGTCAGAGACTTCCTTAATTCGCTATGCCGGCGTTGATGcttacttctttttacgCTATCTTTTTACCTTTACtttcctttgcttcttgGGCTGTATCATGCTTTTGCCCATTTTGCTTCCCATCAATGCCACCAATGGAAATGGCAAAAGCGGTTTCGACATCATATCTTTCTCCAACGTCAAAAACCATAATCGGTTTTACGCCCATGTCTTCCTTAGttggattttctttggtGCTGTCATCTTTGTTATTTACCGTGAACTTCGCTTTTACGTGGTTTTCCGTCACGCCATCCAAGCTTCTCCTCTCTACGACCAAAGCAAGTCTTCTCAATGCATGGTTATCAGCGAGCTTCCCAAGTTTGCTGTCGAAAACATAGACACCGTTCGCGAGCATTTCCCCAATGCCTCTCGAATTGAGTATGTGCACAACATCAAGAAGCTTCAAAAGCGAGTCGAAAAGCGTAGTGGTCTCGGTGACAAGTACGAAGGCACTCTCAATGGACTCATCAACAAGTCAGTCGCAAAGAGGAACAAGTTGATcaagaagcaaaaggaattgcCCACTGAACTTGAACTCACCTCCTACGTGAAGAAGCGCCCCACTCACCGCCTCACTTTTCTTATCGGAAAGAAGGTGGATACCATTGATTACTGCCGTGATGAAATTGCAAAATTGAATAAGGAAATCGACGAACTTCAAACGCGTGCGGAAGATCAAAAGAAGGTCGGTTCAGTCATTCTTGAATTCCCCACTCAAAGTGAACTTCAAATGGCTTACCAAGCCTTCCTATACTCTCCCAAATTTCGTCGCTGGCGTTTGGGCCGTGTTCTTTTGAATGTCAACCCCGATGAGATTATTTGGAACAACTTGACTTTGTCTACACCAGAACGCTATGCCCGTAGGTTTGCTGCTAACTCTGTTTTGACCGTCATGATTATTTTCTGGGCCATTCCTGTCGCCGTTGTCGGTTGTATTTCCAACATCAACTTTTTAACCTCCAAAGTACACTTTTTGCGTTTTATCGACAACATGCCTCCGAAGTTGATGGGTATTATCACTGGTATTTTGCCAACAGTTGCCTATGCTGTTTTGATGTCCCTTGTGCCTCCattcattaaatttatGGGCAAAATGGGAGGTGGTCTTACCATTCATGAAATCGAAAGATACTGCCAGACTTGGTTTTATGGTTTTCAAACGGTTCAAGGTTTCTTGGTTCTAACACTGACTTCGGCAGCAAGTTCTGCTGTTATTTCTGTGGTTGAGAAACCGCAGAGTGCCATGAACCTTTTGGCTTCGAATTTGCCAAGAGCATCCAACTATTATATTTCTCAATTCTTGTTGCAAGGATTGTCATTCCCCGGAGGTGCGCTTGCTCAAATTGTAGCTTTGGCATTATCGAAGATTATTGGACGCATTTTTGACAGTACACCTCGACAGAAGTGGAGTCGCTGGATCGGTTTATCACAACCTAGCTGGGGTGTATTGTATCCCACGTATTCATTATTGGTGGTGATTATGTTGTGTTATGCCATCATTGCTCCTATCATTATGGGATTTGCATTGGTTGGATTGACGTTGATTTACGTGGCTTATTTGTACAACTTTGTTTATGTGTTTGGACACAATGCCGACgccaaaggaagaaactaTCCGATGGCTTTGTATCAAACGTTTGTTGGACTTTATCTCGCCGAAATTTGTTTGGTTGGATTGTATGTTTTGAGTAAAAACTGGGGCTGTACGGTCCTGCAAGCATTGTTCTTGGGAGGTACGGTGGCGTGCCATGTGTACTTTAAGTATAAGTTTTTGCCATTGATGGATATTGTGCCGTTGAGTGCGATTGAAAGTGCCAATGAGCGTCCAGAAATAAGATACCCCAAGGATTTGGGTATATCAGAAGCAAAAGCTACTGGTAGAATGTATCCATCGAATGTGGAAGACGGGGAACCCACGGATCCTTTGGACGAAAGAAgtggaaatgaaaatggcAGTGAGGCATGGCAGGTTTCGTCGAATATGGgtgatttggaaaagaaggatgaaaAGGCAATTGAATCGATGAGTGAAGGCACGTACCCCACACAAACCAAGGAGTCGACGATGAAGACGCCTGAAGGGAATAATGAGAGTGGATCGATGCAAGAACGATCGAACTTTGCGGTAAGCTACCTCTCATCAGCCTTCCGAAAGGATACGATTATGCCTACGTTTGATCGGATTTTACAAATCCTGCCTACATTTTATGGCATTGGACCTGGTAATCAAGGATCCGTGAAGTATGAAGACCCAGCATTGAAGTCGACACCACCTTCGATTTGGATTGGAGAAGATCCTATAGGATTGTCCAAGCTTGCGATTGAAGATGCCGAAGGCAAGGTGGACGTGTTTGATTACCATACAGAGTTTGATGAGGAGGGCAAAGTGCACTACACGGGGCCACCACCCAAGTATGAAGATGCTATTTCAGGATAA